One genomic window of Plasmodium falciparum 3D7 genome assembly, chromosome: 10 includes the following:
- a CDS encoding RNA-binding protein, putative, producing MFFKLLRGRKIYINNNKYYNKKYIYGDSFSSSPQKIMSVRNFSEYINIEEKINLPRLKLRGLPFDASEEEIKNFFRDFQLTKQAYPIHIIKGIKNKPTGHAYVYFDDEEEARNACQAMNRKYIRDRFVEIYQDYIYNHNITPVKEHVTTLMRDRYKKDNQ from the coding sequence atgttctttaaattattaagaggaaggaaaatatatattaacaacaATAAGTActataataagaaatatatatatggagaTTCTTTTTCTAGTAGCCCCCAAAAGATTATGTCAGTTCGTAACTTCAgcgaatatattaatatagaagagaaaataaatttacCGAGATTGAAATTAAGAGGATTACCTTTTGATGCATcagaagaagaaataaaaaatttctttaGAGATTTCCAATTAACAAAACAAGCATATCccattcatataattaaagGAATTAAGAATAAGCCCACTGGGCATGCATATGTGTATTtcgatgatgaagaagaggCCAGAAATGCTTGTCAAGCTATGAACAGGAAGTATATAAGAGACAGGTTTGTGGAAATTTACCaggattatatttataatcacAATATAACACCTGTAAAAGAGCATGTTACAACATTGATGAGGGacagatataaaaaagacaACCAATAA
- a CDS encoding ATP synthase-associated protein, putative — protein MFDNNNNMSKELKQLEKEKKNVEGNNLNLLLGDLKMMTAYEMSSEWKDTNMMNECFNNFSWFDSRILRNMQNYLNADDVEKSKIDYAYNTLFPKPIDIKDTKLNMMALWIKSRIHYNNTFFPLQLSPYDV, from the coding sequence atgtttgataataataataatatgagtaAAGAGCTAAAACAATtggagaaagaaaaaaaaaatgtggagggaaataatttaaatttattgttAGGTgatttaaaaatgatgacaGCTTATGAAATGTCATCTGAATGGAAAGATACAAATATGATGAATGaatgttttaataatttctctTGGTTTGATTCAAGAATATTAAGAAATATGcagaattatttaaatgcTGATGATGTagaaaaatcaaaaattGACTATGCATATAATACTTTATTCCCAAAACCAATTGATATAAAAGATACTAAATTAAATATGATGGCCCTATGGATTAAATCGAGaattcattataataatacctTTTTCCCATTACAATTATCACCTTATGATGTATGA